A genomic stretch from Anabrus simplex isolate iqAnaSimp1 chromosome 2, ASM4041472v1, whole genome shotgun sequence includes:
- the LOC137498611 gene encoding myb/SANT-like DNA-binding domain-containing protein 3: MEETKKRLYFTADEKVYIKELAFRYRDIIENKKSDVVSVSMKKKKWQEITDEFNMNSQHTKRTAEQVRKCWENMKTKRKQELAQEKRQRMSTGGGPFPGSSSNDDPIMDAIDSVDIEIIDTIDSDTLALVAHKSNNESYVMLSDGSLGMNSEELKEHVEEEIENSAPIRDHDKATPKASRDERKSAVARESKKRLARCDLMLLQDKELHALKMKAAEMACQKIALEMEHMKGKHELEIIILKKKLSE, from the exons ATGGAAGAAACTAAAAAAAGATTGTACTTTACAGCAGATGAGAAAGTTTACATAAAGGAACTGGCATTCAGATATAGGGACATCATTGAAAATAAGAAATCGGACGTAGTGTCGGTTTCAATGAAAAAGAAGAAATGGCAGGAAATCACTGATGAGTTCAATATGAATTCCCAACATACAAAG AGGACAGCAGAGCAAGTTAGGAAATGCTGggaaaacatgaaaacaaaaaggAAACAAGAACTGGCCCAGGAAAAGAGGCAGAGGATGTCTACTGGTGGGGGCCCATTTCCAGGATCCAGCTCAAATGATGATCCAATAATGGATGCCATCGACTCAGTCGACATTGAAATCATAGATACCATTGACAGTGATACACTGGCATTAGTTGCTCATAAAAGTAATAATGAATCGTACGTTATGCTGAGCGATGGTAGTCTGGGAATGAATAGTGAAGAGTTAAAGGAGCATGTAGAGGAGGAAATAGAGAATTCTGCACCTATTA GAGATCACGACAAGGCAACACCTAAAgccagcagagatgaaagaaaatCTGCTGTTGCAAGGGAGTCTAAAAAGAGACTTGCAAGATGTGACCTAATGTTGCTGCAAGACAAAGAACTGCATGCTTTGAAAATGAAGGCAGCTGAGATGGCTTGCCAAAAGATAGCTCTTGAAATGGAGCATATGAAAGGAAAGCATGAActagaaataataattttgaaaaagaaattgtctgaataa